The Sulfurimonas sp. genome includes the window AAGCCAAAATATAAAGAAAGTACTTTTTTTGAAAATTTAAGACCATTAAATAAAGAATATTTATATATTGATACAAAAGATATATTGTTAAGTGAATTAAACAATGGGGTTAAAGATATATTTTATCCAGATGACAGTCATTGGTCATATAAAGCAAGTGAAACAGTATTTAAGAGAGTTAAATTTGAATAGTTATAAAAAATATACATTAGTTACCATAGCATTTTTAATTGGAATGATTTTATTTCATGTATTCACATGGCATACTATTTCTAAAAAAGTATTATTGGTTGATGATTATATATATAATGGAGATTTGGTTAGGAGTTCCTTTAAAGTTGACAGTTTATTCCCAAGACCTTCACATCTAGTAAAAAATGTTAATGATTTACCAAAGCAACATTTATTATATAAAGATTTAAAAGATAATGAAACAGTTGATGTGATCACTATAGGTGATTCTTTTTCAAATGGAGCAACACAAGGAAAGAACACTTTCTATCAAGACTATATTGCCACATACAATAACTATAAAGTTTTAAATATACCACCTGGAATAGGGTACTATAAAGGCGTAGTAAGATTAAATAATTCTGGATTATTAGATGAGTTAAAGCCTAAAGCAATAATAATAGAGTCTGTAGAGAGATTTTGTATAGATAGATTTTCAGGCAATAAAAATCTTAATCAGACATATAGTAAAAATTCATTGAAAAAAGTACTTAGATCGCAAAAAAATATGTATTTAGGAAAAGATCCATTTATTAGTTTTATCAATAATCAAAATGCAAGAGCTTTTTATTTTAATGTAAAAATGAAGTTTAAACCTTATACTAGATATAAAGCATGTGTTATTAAACCTATGAAAAAAGATTTTTTTACATCAAAAGATCCTAATAGTTTACTTTATCATAAAGAATCAGCTATGTTTAGCTATAAGGCTACTGAAGAAAATATAAAAAAGCTAAATGATAATTTTAATAAGTTAGCTATTTTGTTGAAGAAAAAAAATATTCAATTATATTTTATGCCTGTAGTTGATAAGTCAAATTTATATAGAAAATATGTAATTGAACCAGATTATCCAGAAAGTATGTTTTTTGAAAACTTGAGAAAAATGAAAAAAGAGTATATATTAATAGATACAAAAAAAATATTATCTAAAGAGTTAGAAAAAGGTACAAAAGATCTTTATTATAGTGATGATACGCACTGGGGCTACAAAGCAAGTAAAGCGATATTCAAAGAGGTAAAGTTTGAATAGATATAAAATATTTTCATTATCAATAATAATGGTATTTGTACTATTTATTTTGTTCCATGCAAGTATATGGCATATGTATTCTAAAAATATATTCTTAGTGGATGATTATGTATATAATGGAGATTTGGGTCGTATATCTTTTAAAGCTGATAGTATTTATGCCAGACCTTCTTATTTGGTAGAAGATGTTAATGATTTACCAAAGCAACATGTATTGTATAAAAATTTAAAAGCAAATGAAACAGTTGATGTGATCACTATAGGTGATTCTTTTTCAAATGGAGCAACACAAGGAAAGAACACTTTCTATCAAGACTATATTGCCACACACAATAACTATAAAGTTTTAAATATCCTTCCAGGTGCTAGAGTTGATATTGTAGGAGATTTAATTAAATTAAATGATTCTGGATTACTAGACAAGCTAAAACCTAAAATAATTATAATAGAGTCTGTTGAAAGGTATTGCTTAGGTAGATTTGCAATCGACATTGACTTTAATATAGATGTAGATAAAAAACAGTTTTTTAAAAGGTTAAACAATCAAAAAAATATCTTTGTGATGAAAGATAAAACTATTAATTTTATCAATAACTTAAATGTAAAAGCATTGATAAGTAATATTAAGTTTAAGATAGATAAGTATAAAAAATATGACACATTTACTATTGCAAAACTAGAAAAAAACTTTTTTACATCTAAAGATAAAAATTCACTTTTGTTTTATAATGAAGATCTTCAAAATATAAATAGTACAACTGAATTAAAAGTTATAAAATTAAATGATAACATAAACAAGTTAGCAGATATTGTTGCAAAGAAAAATATAGATTTATATTTTATGCCAGTAGTTGATAAGTATAATCTGTATTGTGATTACATAATAGATAATCCTTACCCAAAAAGTACTTTTTTTGAACTATTGAGAGAATTACCAAAAAAATATAAATTCATAGATACGAAAAAAATATTAAAAGAAGAAATAGAAAATGGTGTGCAGGACTTGTATTACTCTGATGATACTCATTGGAGTTATAAAGCAAGTGAAGCAGTAGTTAAAAAGGTAAAGTTTGAATAAATTCAAACAATTTTCGAAATATTATATATCCATTTTGGGATTAATAGTATTTATTATTATAGTTGTTAATTATATTGTAGACCCATATCAACAATATAGAAAAGCTTCTTTTTACACTTTTCTAGTAAAAGGTGAAAGATATATCAATCCTGGACTTATAAAACATTATGAATATGATTCACTGCTAGTTGGTACATCTATGGTGGCAAATTTTAAATCAAGTGATATTGAAAAAAAACTTGGATTTAATAAAGTTTTGAAAGTGCCAACTTTTGGAGGAAACCTTTGCGAACAAATGGATACAATAGAGTTTGCTCAAAAGTATAAAAAGATTAATAACATTTTATTTGGATTAGATTTATACTCATTTAGTGGATTTAATATACCAACAGAAATTAAAGAAGATTTTCCAAACTTTTTATATGATGATTCTATATTAAACGATTCAAGGTATTTATTAAATACAAGAGTTTTTTCTAGATCTTTAAAGTCTATTACAAAAAGATATGATGCTAATAAAGTATCCCAACAGTTAGACAATTTGTATGAATGGCAAAGTGAATATAATAATATGTTTGATGGTGGTAATAATGCAAAAGCGAACTACTTATCTCAAATAAATAGATATAAATCATTTAAATATTATTATAGATTTGAAGTATTAAAAAGTAATTTTAATAAATATCTTTTGCCACTGATTAAAAAAAACAAAGATATAAAATTTTATTTTTTTTATCCTCCATATTCAATTTTATATTATAAATTAATGCAAAAATCTGGCTATTTAAATGAGTATATTAAATTCAAGTCATATGTTTTTTCAGTTACTAAAAGCTATAAAAATGTCAAACTCTATGACTTTCAAAGTGAAGAAAAAGTTACTTGTAATCTTGGTAATTATAAAGATGTTACCCACTATCATCAAAAAATAAATTTATGGATGCTAGATAAAATGGCAAATGATGATTATCTAGTATCTAAGGATAATATTGATAAAATAACAAATGAGTTTTATAAACAAGTTCAAACATATAGTATATTAGCAAATTAGCGGAGTACAGATGGAATATGATAGTTTAGATGTTATTGAAATAGATAGTATAGTAAGTGATAAACTATTTTCGATGTGTACGCTTGTATCTAATAAAGACGAATATAAACTACTTCTAGATTCTGCAAAAAATGCAGGTTTTAACAATGAAAACACTGAGTTTATGTATATAGATAATACTTTAAACAATAAGTATGATGCATATGATGGCTTGAATCAATGTTTAAATAAGGCTAATGCTAAATATGTGATTTTAGTACATCAAGATGTAGAGTTTAAATTTGATAATATTGAGGTTTTAATAAGTAAAATTAAGGAAATGGATGAAGTTGATCCTAAGTGGGCAATACTGGGCAATACTGGCTATGACATTAACAATATAAATACTCAATACACAAGAATTACAGATCCTGGGCAGTTGGATGTACACAATGGTCCATTTCCTGCAAAAGTATCATGTCCAGACGAAAATATTATGATTGTAAAAAATGAATTGAATTTAATGTTTTCGAAAAATATAGGTCATTACCATTTATACGGTGCTGATTTGTCTATGCAAGCTTATATCCAAGGATATAATACATATGTAATTGATTTTCATATTCTCCACAGAAGTGGAGGATATCCAAACAAAAGCTTCTATGATACAAAAGAAAAAATGATTAAGCAGTATCAAAAGGCACTAGAAATAAAATTTTTTCGTACACCATGTAGCCCTATATTTTTATCAAGTTTTAGAATATTAAATAAGATAATGAATTCAAAAGTAGTTTACAGTATGAAAAAAAGACTTGATCAATTAAGATTCAACAAAAAAAGCACTATGAATGAACAATAAATATAGGTCTTATATTGTAAATTTTATAGCATCTCTTACAATAATGTTAGGTCTACTTATTTCATTTAATATATTTGTTGATCCCCTTTGGATGTTTACACATGAAAATTCATTAAATAGTAAACAAATTGATTTTGATGAACGTGAGCAAAAAACAAATTATATAAATTCTCATAATATGAAAAAATTTGACTCAGTTTTATTGGGTAGTAGTCGAAGTACTTTTATAAACCAAAATAGTTTTGTAAATATGAATGTTTATAATTATGCAGTAAACAGTATGTATCCTACAGAGTATAGAGAATATATAAATTTTTTTAAAGATAATGTAAATCATAAATTAAAGTATATAATATTAGGAGTTGATTTTTTTGGTACAAATAAAAAATTTCCTATAACTTTTAATAAACCATCTTTTTATTTAGAAAAAAGCAGCTCTATACTTTATAAATTTAATAATTTATTGTCATATGATATGCTTGAATTTTCAAAAAAAAATATTAAAAACTATTTTTATAACAAAGAATTTATTTATTATGATAGAGCTAATATAAAATATCATGATATTTTAGATGAAACTACAAGAAAAAAAAGATATAAAATGACCTTAACAAAACACATAAAGGGTTTTGAAGGTAAAAACTATGAATATAATGAGAATTATGTTCAAATATTTGAAAAGATAAAACAAGAAAATAAAGAATCGCAATTTATTGTATTTACACCACCAGTAACAGCTGATTTATTAGTAGCTATTATTAGGGACACAAATAGATATAACGAATATAAAAGATGGTTATATGATTTGATTCATACTTTTGGTAAAGTTTATCATTTTATGGATATTAATAGCATGACAACAAATTTTTCAAACTATCCAGATGATGATCATATGTACCCGAAACATATTAATCTAGTAGCAAAAATAATTAGTTCAAAATCTAATAATATAGATGATTTTGGAGTTATTTTAGATAAAGATAATATAAAAGAATATTTATATGAACTTCAAAAAAAATATAAACATTATGAAGTTAGGTACTAATAATGAAATATAATAGACATATTACAAAAAGATTAATTAATGAATAAATATAAAAACTTTGTTCTAAAATATAGCCTTTTAATTACCAGTATTGTAATATTATTTTGTTCACTTAATTATCTAGTTGATCCATATGGTATTTTTAAAAGCAGTATATTGGAGAAAGATTATCAACCAAATGAAAGATTTATTAAGGCTGATTATTTATTAAAAAATCAATATAAGTATAATTCTTATATGTTAGGTAGTTCTAGGATAGGAAATACTGATCCAAAGCTTATTGAGTCTAATATACAGGGGAGTAAGTTTTATAATTTAACTGCAGCTCTTTCTAACCTCAAAGATTATAATGTTATTTTAAAATGGATGATTAAAAATAAGTTTGATATAAAAAATTTATATTTGCAAATTGACTTAGAAGATTATCATTTTTATGGACATGATGATAATTTATTATTCAAACATCATTACTTGGTTGAAAACAGTGATGCTTTAAATTTTTATGTAACCTATTTAAGTAAGGTTTCATTTAAGATAATAAAGAAAAAAATAAAATACAATTTTAAAGATGATGGAGTTTCTTTTTATTTTTACAGTTCCGGTATGTGGAGAAATTTAAAAAAAGAAAAGCTTTTAAAAGATATACCACTTGAATATGTAAAAAATGAAAGCTCATTCCATAAGAATTATGAAGTTAAATACAAAATAAATTCTAACTATGAAAACATAATAGATGATTTAAAATATATAAAAAAACTATGTGATGATAATAATATAAACCTAATATGTTTTACAACACCTCATAATCATAACATGATGGATACTTTTGATAGAGAAAGTGTTCTTAAATTTTTAAATGATATAACAAAAATTATGGATATTTGGTATTTTAGTGGCTATAATTATATAACGAATGATGATACAAATTATTATGAGTATTCTCATTATAAAGAAGAAATTGCCAAAAAAGTTGCTGATGTAATTTTTGCTAAAGTGAAAACTAAAGGAACGTTTGGAATCCATTTAACTAAATTGAATAAAGCTAAGGCTTTGGAAAAAATTAATGAGAATATTATAGGCTATAGAACTAATAGAAAGGAATTGTTTGAGTACAAAAATAATAGATTTTAAGATAAACGGAGATGATAGAGGTTCTTTAATAGCTATAGAAGAGGGTTATAATGCACCTTTTGAAATAAAAAGAGTTTATTATATATTTGATACAAAACATGGCGTTGAACGTGGATTCCATGCGCATAAAAATCTTAAACAAATAGCAATAGCTGTAAAGGGTAGTTGTACATTTGTTCTTGATAATGGAAATAAAAGAGAAGAAGTTATTCTTACAAATCCAAACCAAGGCCTATATATAGAAGGTTTAATATGGAGAGAGATGAAAGATTTTAGTGAAGATTGTGTTTTGATGGTCATTGCAAGTGAACATTATGATGAAAGTGACTATATAAGAGAATATAATGATTTTTTGGAAGCAGTAAAGAATGATTCATAAACTAGCTGATGTTCAAAGTAAAAATATTGGAATTGATACAAATATATGGCAGTTCTGTGTAATATTGAAAGAAGCAATTATAGGAAGTAATTGTAATATAAATGCAAATGTTTTAATAGAAAATGATGTAAAAATAGGTAATAATGTTACCATCAAAAGTGGTGTTCAGATTTGGGATGGTATAAGTTTAGAAGACAATGTTTTTGTTGGTCCAAATGTTACTTTTACAAATGATTTTTTACCTAGAAGTAAGCAGTATCCGAGTGAGTTTTTAAAAACAGTTATAAAGTTAGGTTCTTCTATTGGTGCTAACAGTACTATAGTAGGAGGAATAACAATAGATGAATATGCTATGATAGGTGCTGGAAGCGTAATTACAAAAAATGTTGGTGCTCAAGAACTTTGGTATGGAAACCCTGCTAGACATCATGGATATGTTTGCAAATGCGGACAAAAGTGTGATAAAGAATTAATTTGTAATGAATGTAAAGGAAAATAATCTATGATACATTTTTTAGACCTCAAGAAAATAAATAGCCAATATAGAGATGAACTAATTGAAGCGTGTACAAAAGTTATTGATAGTGGGTGGTACATCCAGGGAAATGAATGTAAAAAATTTGAGTTAAATTTTGCACAGTATTGCGGTAGTAAGTATGCAATTGGAGTAGCAAATGGTTTAGATGCACTGATCTTAATTCTTAGAGCCTATAAAGAGATGGGTTTAATGAGTGACGGTGATGAGGTAATAGTGCCTTCAAACACTTACATAGCTTCTATATTAGCCATAACACAAAACAATCTGAAACCTGTTTTGGTTGAGCCTGATATTGACACATATTTAATAGATGTAGATAAAATAGAAGAAAAAATTACTTCTAAAACAAAAGCTATTATGCCTGTACATCTTTATGGTCAAACATGTGAGATGGATAAAATCAACAATATTGCAAAGAAGTATGACATTAAAGTTATAGAAGATTCGGCTCAAGCTCATGGTTCTTATTTTATTGATAAAAGAGCTGGTAATCTTGGTGATGCAAGTGGATTTAGCTTTTATCCTGGAAAAAATCTTGGAGCTTTGGGAGATGGCGGGATTGTTACAACTAATGATGAAAAATTAGCTGATACAATAAGAGCACTAGGAAACTATGGAAGCCATAAAAAATATGAAAACTTGTACAAAGGTGTAAACAGCAGGCTTGATGAGATTCAAGCAGCGATGCTTGGCGTAAAATTAAAATACTTGGATGATGAAATAAATAATAGAAGAAAAATAGCAAAATACTATTTGGAAAACATCAAAAATAGTAGCATCTTCTTACCTACTGTTAGAAAAGAAGACAATCATGTTTGGCATGTATTTGTTATACGATCAGGTGATAGAGAAAGATTACAAGAATATTTATCAAAAAATAATATTCAAACTTTGATACATTATCCTATTCCCCCTCATAAACAAGAAGCATACTCTGAATGGACTACTGAAAAGTATAGTATTAGTGAACAAATTCACAATGAGGTATTAAGTCTACCTATCAGCGGTGTACAGAGTTTAGAAGATACCAAAAAGATTGTTGACATAGTGAATGGTTATGAATAGTATGTTAAGTCAACATATTAAAAATAAGACAGAATATATAGAAGAAGCTAAAAAACTATATTTGAGTATAAATCAAGATTTAGAAAAAGTACATTTTATAGAGTATTTATTAAACTTCTTAATAAAAAATGTAACTGAGTATATGAGTGATTCATTTTTAGAAAATGAACTTAATAAAATATCTGATTCTATTCATAGTGAAAACAATATTAAATATATTGATGGAAACATTTTACATGTTATGACTGAAGCTTATGGCACGGGTGGTCATACAAGACTTGCAGAATTATTCATTAAAAATATTTCTTCTAATTATAAACAAGATATATTATTAACTAGACAAGGGTGTGAACTACCTAGTATATTTACTAATTCAAATATTTTAGATAAAAAGATAATTTTAAAAGATGACAATATTTTTGATAAATCAAAAATATTGTTTGAAATAGCTTCGAAATATCAATATGTTATACTGCATACTCATAAGGACGATGTATTAGTAAATTTAACATTTGGAACAAAAAAGTTTAAAAGACCTGTTTTGTTTGTTAATCACGCTGATCATGCTTTTTGGAGTGGTGGAAGTGTTGCAGATTTGGTACTTGAATTAAGTACTGAAGGTATGGAGTTTTCTAAAAGTATAAGAGGGATAAAAAATAATAGAGTTATAAATATACCTATAGAAGAGAAAAAAGTAGATTTCTCAAAAAAAGAAGCAAGGAAAAAGCTTTCTATAGATAATGACAAAAAAATTATTTTATCAATTGGGACTGAATATAAATACGGTAGTACCGAAGAAGAAGTAAAAAAGTTTATCGATATGGCAAAAAATATTGTAAACAATGTAGATAAATGTGAATTTGTTTTAATAGGACCAAGCCGACAAAATAAGTTTTGGAACGAAGCGTACGAATTTAGTAATGGTAAAATAAACCCTATAGGTATGCAAAGTAGGGAATCATTAGAATTATATATTATTGCTTCAGATTTGTATATAGAGAGCTTTCCATTTTCATCATATAGTGCTTATTTAGAAGTGCTTAGTCTAGGTTTAAGTGCATTGACGTTAAAAAATGAAATATTTTCATTGGATGTTGTAAAAAGAAATAATATGGAATGTAGTTCTATTAAAGAAATAGAAGAAAAAGCTATAAATATATTAAATAATGCAATCAAAAATGAAAAAGATTTTGATATTCAAGAACATCTAAAAGAAAAATGGAGTGAGAATATTATAAGTATTATAGATGAATTAAAATATTCTAAACATGATGTATATAATATTCAAAGTAAAAAAGCATCAATAGAGTATTTAAATCATACTGATAAAGTTATAGGTAATTCTTTAGGTTTAAATTTTACATATAAAAAATTGCCATTTTTTTTAAAGATAAAACTTGGAAAGTTAATGATCAAATACAACATAATTAGAAATTTTTTTGATTTTGTAAAGTTAATAGAAAGAATAGTTGTTATAAAATAATTAATATTAATAAAATATAAATAGGTGAAAGATGGTAGATAGAAATTTGGTTTCGATTGCAATGTGTACTTATAATGGTGAAAAATATATAAAGGAGCAGATAGATTCTATTTTAGAACAAACATATAAAGATTTTGAACTTATAATAACAGATGATTGTTCAAGTGATAATACAATTAATATTATCAAAGAATATCAAAAAATTGACGATAGAATAAAACTGTATGAAAATGAAAAAAATTTAGGATTTATAAAAAATTTTGAAAAGGCTATTTCATTATGTAGTGGTGATTATATAGCCTTAGCCGATCAAGATGATTCATGGAAGAAAAATAAATTAGAGGTTTTTATTAATGAGATTGGTGAAAATATCTTAGTCTATTCAGATGCCATATTAATGGATGAAAACTCAAGCCTTATAAAAAATGGTAAAGAGTTAGTGCGTCCAGAAAATAA containing:
- a CDS encoding FdtA/QdtA family cupin domain-containing protein, yielding MSTKIIDFKINGDDRGSLIAIEEGYNAPFEIKRVYYIFDTKHGVERGFHAHKNLKQIAIAVKGSCTFVLDNGNKREEVILTNPNQGLYIEGLIWREMKDFSEDCVLMVIASEHYDESDYIREYNDFLEAVKNDS
- a CDS encoding acyltransferase; this encodes MIHKLADVQSKNIGIDTNIWQFCVILKEAIIGSNCNINANVLIENDVKIGNNVTIKSGVQIWDGISLEDNVFVGPNVTFTNDFLPRSKQYPSEFLKTVIKLGSSIGANSTIVGGITIDEYAMIGAGSVITKNVGAQELWYGNPARHHGYVCKCGQKCDKELICNECKGK
- a CDS encoding DegT/DnrJ/EryC1/StrS family aminotransferase; amino-acid sequence: MIHFLDLKKINSQYRDELIEACTKVIDSGWYIQGNECKKFELNFAQYCGSKYAIGVANGLDALILILRAYKEMGLMSDGDEVIVPSNTYIASILAITQNNLKPVLVEPDIDTYLIDVDKIEEKITSKTKAIMPVHLYGQTCEMDKINNIAKKYDIKVIEDSAQAHGSYFIDKRAGNLGDASGFSFYPGKNLGALGDGGIVTTNDEKLADTIRALGNYGSHKKYENLYKGVNSRLDEIQAAMLGVKLKYLDDEINNRRKIAKYYLENIKNSSIFLPTVRKEDNHVWHVFVIRSGDRERLQEYLSKNNIQTLIHYPIPPHKQEAYSEWTTEKYSISEQIHNEVLSLPISGVQSLEDTKKIVDIVNGYE